The sequence CGCGAACGTTTTCCACTTAACATTGTTGCTGAAAAACCCCAAGCGGGTTCACTGGAAATCGTAGCAACGCTGCAGTCCGTTGGCCCGGTTGTCATGCCTCTGGTTCATGATATGTTCCGAGACAGAGCGAAGGCTATCCTGTGGGACTGGACGAGTTGGGTATTCTTGATGGCGGGCGGTAGGGAAAGCGATGCAGCAGGGCACTTCAATAAGCTCGCCGAGCTTACAAAGGAGATACATCAAGGAAGATTTGAGAGTGAACAAGCTAACCGAGACTTTATGCTTGAAGTCTTAGATAAAGTTCTTCCTGCAACCAAGAAAGCGGTATCTCCGGTTGGCTATACCGCTGATGAGTTGATCATCCCTCAACCAGATAATCCGTCCGTGCTGACTAGGATTGACCATCCAACAGCAGATGTAATTCGTTCCGGCGGTCAGCTAGAGATTGGAGATATGGCAACTTTCGTGGTGCGTGTCGACGCTCTGACGCGCCATAATCGTACCGTTCGCTTGGAACTGGAGGGTGACGAGGGAAGATACATAACCGGCTTCGTATCCGATCCGCTATTTGACGAGGTCGAAAATATGTATCTTTCAGCCCTAGCTAACCGTGGTTGGATCGCTGTCACAGCCAAGCCGGGTTTGGCTAGAGACCAAAGCGTCAGGAGACTGTATATCTCGGACGCTCGTTCGGAATAGGTCAAAACAAAAAATACCGCTGCGCCATCGGAAGGACCTCGGCGGGTTCGCAGGTCAGCAGCTCGCCGTCCGCGCGGACCTCGTAGGTTTCGGGGTTCACATCGATCTCGGGGCAGTAGGCGTTGAGGATCATAGCGGATTTGCCGATGCCGCTGCGGGTGTTCTCGACCGCCACCGTCTCCTTGCGCAGGCCGAGCGCCCCCACCTCCGCCGCGCCGCTGACGAAATGGACCGAGGACGCCTCCTGTGACCGGCCCCAGGCGCCGAACATCTCCCGCGAGTAGACGGGCTGCGGCGTGGGGATCGAGGCGTTCGGGTCGCCCATCTGCGCCATCGCGATCGTGCCGCCGACCAGCACCATCTCGGGCTTCACGCCGAAGAAGGCGGGGTTCCAGAGGCAGAGATCGGCGCGCTTGCCCTCCTCCACCGAGCCGATATGGGGGCTGATCCCGTGGGCGATGGCGGGGTTGATCGTGTATTTCGCAATGTAGCGGCGGACGCGGAAATTGTCGTTCTCGCCCGTCTCCTCGGGCAGGCGGCCGCGCTGCTTCTTCATCTTGTCCGCCGTCTGCCAGGTGCGGATCAGGACCTCGCCCACCCGGCCCATGGCCTGGCTGTCGGATGCGATGATGGAGAAGGCGCCCATGTCGTGCAGGATGTCCTCGGCCGCGATGGTCTCCCGCCGGATCCGGCTCTCGGCGAAGGCGACATCCTCGGGGATCGACTTGTCGAGGTGATGGCAGACCATGAGCATGTCGAGATGCTCTTCGAGCGTGTTTACCGTGTACGGCCGCGTGGGGTTGGTGGAGGACGGGATCACGTGATCGAGCCCGCAGACCTTGATGATGTCGGGTGCGTGCCCGCCGCCGGCCCCCTCGGTGTGGAAGGCGTGGATCGTCCGGCCCTTCATGGCGGCGACGGTGTTCTCCACGAAGCCGCTCTCGTTGAGCGTGTCGGTGTGGATCATCACCTGCACGTCCATGTCGTCGGCCACGGAGAGGCAGGTGTCGATGGCCTGCGGAGTGGTGCCCCAGTCCTCGTGCAGCTTCAGCGCACAGGCTCCGGCCTTCACCATCTCCACGATCGCATCGGGGCGGGAGGCGTTGCCCTTGCCCGAGAGCCCGAAATTGATCGGCATCGCGTCGAGCGCCTGGAGCATCCGCCCGATATGCCAGGGGCCGGGCGTGCAGGTGGTGGCGAGGGTGCCATGCGCGGGGCCTGTGCCGCCGCCGAGCATGGTGGTCACGCCGGAGTGGAGCGCGTCCTCGACCTGCTGCGGACAGATGAAGTGGATATGCGCGTCGAAGGCCCCTGCGGTGAGGATCCGGCCCTCACCCGCGATGGCCTCGGTGCCGGGGCCTATGACGATGTCGACGCCGGGTTGCGTGTCGGGGTTGCCGGCCTTGCCGATCTTCGCGATCCGTCCGTCCTTCAGGCCCACATCGGCCTTGTAGATGCCGGTGTGGTCGACGATCAGCGCGTTGGTGATGACGGTGTCCACAGCCCCTTCGGCCCGCGTCGCCTGGCTCTGCCCCATGCCATCGCGGATCACCTTGCCGCCGCCGAATTTCACCTCTTCGCCGTAGGTTGTGAGGTCTTTCTCAACCTCGATGATGAGGTCCGTATCGGCGAGCCGCACCCGATCCCCGGTGGTGGGACCATACATGTCGGTATAGGCGGCGCGGGGGATAGATGTGGGCATTTACTAGAATCTCCGAAGGGCTGGCGCCACGCGCCTCAGATGGTTCAGACCAACGCAAACACGCGCGCCGGGCCGCCGGTGCCGCCTGCCCACTTCGGCGCGCCGATCACGATGGTCGCACCTGCGGCGGGGACCTCTTCCAGCCCGGCCAGGCACTCGATGCCGAAGCGGCCCGCGGGCAGCCAGGAGTAGTGCACCGCGAAGTCCGCGGAGTTCCCCGGATCGAGCGACAGCGTGTCCACGCCGATCGAGGCCGCTCCGGTCCCCAACAGCATGTCCGTCGCCTCCTTGTGGAAGCCGGGGAAGTGCATCACGCCGTCCGCGTCCGCATTCCGGAAGCCCTCGCCCCCGGCGCGCGCGGCCCAGCCGGACAGCATCGCGACGCACGCACCCTCCGGGATCTCGCCATGGGCGTCGATCCAGGCCTGCACATCGTCGGGCGTCACCATCGCGTCGGAGTCCGTCTCCACCTTCTCCCGGATGTCGATGCAGACGAGCGGCGCGACCAGCTCGCCCATCGCGAGCTCATCCACCGCGGTCCCGTCCGCCGAGAAGTGGAGCGGCGCGTCGATATGGGTCCCGGAATGCTCGGCGAGGCTGATCTGATTGAGGTTGTAGCCGTTCTCCGCGAAGTTCAGCACGAGGTCCATCGCGATCCCCGGATCGCCGCCATAGGTCGGAAACGATGGCGACAGGGTATGAGTGAGGTCCACGACCCGCCTCGCCCCCTGCGCGAGGCTCGGCGTCGCCGCGACAGTCCCGACGGCCACGCTCGCCGCAGCCCCCCGGAACAGGTCGCGCCGCGACAGCATCCGGGCCTTCACGCTCTCGATCACGCAGATATCGCACATCGTCTCGCCTCCCTCTGGTTCACCGTCAGCAGACTAGCACGGCTCAGAGATCGCCCATCACCTTGCCGTTGAAGCCGAAGACCCGCCGCGCGCCGCCATAGGGCACGAGTTGCACCTCCCGGCTCTGTCCCGGCTCGAAGCGCACCGCGGTGCCCGCCGCGATGTCGAGGCGCAGGCCCCGCGCCGCCTCCCGGTCGAAGTCGAGCGCCGGGTTCGTCTCCGCGAAATGGTAGTGGGAGCCGACCTGCACCGGCCGGTCGCCGGTATTGGCGACGGTCAGCACCACGGCCTCGGCCCCGGCATTGAGCTCGATCTCACCGGGCGCGGCCATCACCTCGCCGGGGATCATCGCCAGACCCAGGCGAGCGCCCCGATCGCCACCACCATCACGACGGCGGCCACCAGGCCGTCCACGCCGTGCGGATGCACATGCGCGCCCCCATGCGCCATCGCCGCCCCCGGCATCGCCGCCAGCCCCACCAGTACTCTCATTGCCCCACTCCTTCTTCTTGCTCCAAATATCCCCGCCGGAGGCCGGCACTACCGGATCGGCGCGTGCACCGTCACGAGCTTCGTGCCGTCCGGAAAGGTCGCCTCGACCTGCACGTCGTGGATCATCTCGGGCACGCCCTCCATGCACATCTCCCGCGTGACTACGCCCGCGCCTGCCTCCATCAGATCCGCCACCGAGCGGCCGTCGCGCGCGCCCTCCACCACGAAGTCGGTGATCAGCGCGATCGCCTCGGGGTGGTTGAGCTTCACGCCCCGCTCCAGTCGGCCCCGCGCGACCATGGCCGCGAGGCTGACGAGCAGCTTGTCCTTCTCTCGGGGGGTCAGGTTCATCAGTCCTCACATGTGCCAGACGCGCGGCAGGGGCAGGCCCCGGAACCGCGTCAGGAAGTCGATGAGCGCGGCCTTCAGCGGCCGGTTGTCCGGCGCGTGGAAGCGGCAGACAAGCTGGCCGTTCCAGGCCGAGGCGCCGCAGATCACGCCCTCGGGCAGCATCGCGCGCGCGGCGTTTAGCCGGTCATGGGCGTCGGGTGCCGAGTAGATCAGGGTCGCGACCGCGCGGATGCCGCCGAGCGTGGCGGAGCCGTTCAGCGCCTCCTCCAGATCGCCGCTCAGCCGCAGCGCCTCGGCCTGCACCAGCACGCCATCGCGGCGGATGCGCCAGTTGTCGGTGAAATGCGCGTGGGTCAGAACCTCGCCCATCGCGGCCCGGCCGAGCACGATGGTCTCCACCGCCAGGAAAGCGGCGTCACCCGCGAGGTCCACCTCGATCCGCCGGTCGACGGAGCAGCGGTCGAAGAGGATCGTCTCCATCGGCAGCCAGTCGAGCTGCGCGCCGGCGCCCGCGCTCAGCCGCGTCTCGATCCGCCCGCGCCCGCCGCTCGCCGCATAGAGCCGCTCCGCCGCCTGCGTGGTGCCGACGCCGTGACCGCTCTCCACATTCAACGTCCAGGAAAACCGGTCGCCGCCGGTCACGCCGCCACAGGTGTTGACGAAGACCGCCTCGGCGGGTCGGTCATGCACCCGGGGCAGCATCGCCTTGCCGGAGCCCTGCTGCCGCAACCCGGCGAGTTGACCGTCCACGAACCGCACCGACGCCTGCCCACGGGCCCGCTGATGAGCGGTGGGAGCGGTCGAGAGGTCGCGCGAGTGCTGCATGGTCTGAGCCTAGGACACGGTGCCGCACGATCTCAACGGGTTAGCGCAGCGTCCGGCACGCTCGGCGCGTTTTTGCCTAACTGAGACGCAGAAATCCCGGTTCCGCACGAAAATCAGGCAACCGCATCCTCGAGCACCCGGTTGCGGAAGGCCGACGGGCTCTCGCCCACCCGCTCGCGGAACGCCCGGTTGAACGGCGCCAGCGAGTTGTAGCCGAGCGCGAAGGCAT is a genomic window of Pontivivens ytuae containing:
- a CDS encoding urease subunit gamma, with protein sequence MNLTPREKDKLLVSLAAMVARGRLERGVKLNHPEAIALITDFVVEGARDGRSVADLMEAGAGVVTREMCMEGVPEMIHDVQVEATFPDGTKLVTVHAPIR
- a CDS encoding peptidase M23; translation: MRVLVGLAAMPGAAMAHGGAHVHPHGVDGLVAAVVMVVAIGALAWVWR
- a CDS encoding urease subunit beta; this translates as MIPGEVMAAPGEIELNAGAEAVVLTVANTGDRPVQVGSHYHFAETNPALDFDREAARGLRLDIAAGTAVRFEPGQSREVQLVPYGGARRVFGFNGKVMGDL
- a CDS encoding cyclase family protein, with the protein product MCDICVIESVKARMLSRRDLFRGAAASVAVGTVAATPSLAQGARRVVDLTHTLSPSFPTYGGDPGIAMDLVLNFAENGYNLNQISLAEHSGTHIDAPLHFSADGTAVDELAMGELVAPLVCIDIREKVETDSDAMVTPDDVQAWIDAHGEIPEGACVAMLSGWAARAGGEGFRNADADGVMHFPGFHKEATDMLLGTGAASIGVDTLSLDPGNSADFAVHYSWLPAGRFGIECLAGLEEVPAAGATIVIGAPKWAGGTGGPARVFALV
- the ureC gene encoding urease subunit alpha, which translates into the protein MPTSIPRAAYTDMYGPTTGDRVRLADTDLIIEVEKDLTTYGEEVKFGGGKVIRDGMGQSQATRAEGAVDTVITNALIVDHTGIYKADVGLKDGRIAKIGKAGNPDTQPGVDIVIGPGTEAIAGEGRILTAGAFDAHIHFICPQQVEDALHSGVTTMLGGGTGPAHGTLATTCTPGPWHIGRMLQALDAMPINFGLSGKGNASRPDAIVEMVKAGACALKLHEDWGTTPQAIDTCLSVADDMDVQVMIHTDTLNESGFVENTVAAMKGRTIHAFHTEGAGGGHAPDIIKVCGLDHVIPSSTNPTRPYTVNTLEEHLDMLMVCHHLDKSIPEDVAFAESRIRRETIAAEDILHDMGAFSIIASDSQAMGRVGEVLIRTWQTADKMKKQRGRLPEETGENDNFRVRRYIAKYTINPAIAHGISPHIGSVEEGKRADLCLWNPAFFGVKPEMVLVGGTIAMAQMGDPNASIPTPQPVYSREMFGAWGRSQEASSVHFVSGAAEVGALGLRKETVAVENTRSGIGKSAMILNAYCPEIDVNPETYEVRADGELLTCEPAEVLPMAQRYFLF
- a CDS encoding urease accessory protein UreD; translation: MQHSRDLSTAPTAHQRARGQASVRFVDGQLAGLRQQGSGKAMLPRVHDRPAEAVFVNTCGGVTGGDRFSWTLNVESGHGVGTTQAAERLYAASGGRGRIETRLSAGAGAQLDWLPMETILFDRCSVDRRIEVDLAGDAAFLAVETIVLGRAAMGEVLTHAHFTDNWRIRRDGVLVQAEALRLSGDLEEALNGSATLGGIRAVATLIYSAPDAHDRLNAARAMLPEGVICGASAWNGQLVCRFHAPDNRPLKAALIDFLTRFRGLPLPRVWHM